The Sulfurimonas aquatica genomic sequence TATCACAGAGATGGTTCAAGGACTAAAATCTTGCGGAGTCACAATCGTCGCAGATAACATTGACACTTTGGAGCTTTATGACAAAGCAAGTGAACTAGGCTGTGACTGGTTTCAAGGTTACTTTTTTGCTGAGCCAAAAATCATTGAAAATGCTAAGTACGAACCATCACAGATGGCAGTTTTAAAACTTTACAATTTACTTATGCAAGATACAAATATAGACGAAATAACAAAAGAGTTTGAAAATAATCATGAAATTACAGTGCAACTCTTACAGTTTATAAACTCTGGGGCATTCCACTTTAGACATAAGATATCTTCTGTACATCATATTTTAACGCTTGTTGGAAGAATACCACTTGCTCAGTGGCTTATGCTTATGATTTACTCCAAGTCTGTTTCAAACTCTGGACAGAGCCCTATTATGTTAATGGTTAAAAACAGAACGGAACTGATGCAAAATATTTTAAAAGTAGTTGATCCTAAGGCAGGTAGTAATCTTTTGGGTGAAGCGTACTTTGTTGGAGTAATTTCACTTATAGACACTGTTTTTAGCGTTAAACTTGAAGATATACTAGAACAACTCGATATATCCGATGAGGTTGAAGACGCAGTGCTTAATGATGCGGGGATACTTGGAGAAATTTTTGCACTTGTAAGAGATATAGAGTCTTTTAATGTAGCTTCAAGATCTAGATTTGAGAAGGCTCATGGTTTAGAGATGGGCACAATAGAAAATGTTATCTTTCAATCAATAGAAGATGTAAATAAATTTGAAACTCCATTCGTAGCATGATTATAAATGTAAGTGATATTGATATTGCTGAGTTAGAGATATATAAAAACTTGCGAGATGCTGCATTTAGAAGTGATAATAGTTTTATCGCAGATAGCCCCAAAGTGGTGAATATACTTTTAGAACAAGATATAGAAGTAAAAAGCATTTTAGCTACGCCTGAGTACTATGATGAGTTTAAAAGTTTTCTTACGACTAAAAATATCCCTAAAATTTATCTGACTTCAAACGCAGAGATGCAAAAGATAGTTGGGCATAGAGTGCATCACAACTGTATGATGCATGGCGTTCGCCCCTTAGATAAGCCCCTAGATGAGTTGGGAGATAAAATCATAATGCTTGATAACATAACTTCAAGTGAAAACGTAGGCTCCATCGCTAGAAGTGCTGCTGCTCTTGGAGTAGACTCTTATCTTTTACCAAAAGAGTCTCCACATCCATTTAGCAGGCGCTCACTTCGTGTTTCTATGGGACATAGCTCTCTGCTTAAAACTCATATATACGATGACGTTAAAGAGGCTATAAAGAACTTACAAAAGAGTGGGTATAGAGTATATGCGGCTGAGGTAAAAGAGAATGCAACGCCACTCTCAAAACTACAGGTTGCACAAAAATGGGTTTTACTTATGGGACATGAAGGACACGGAATCGCAGATGAGATATTAGCCCTTTGTGATGAGGTTGTAACTATTGAGATGCAAGAGGGCATAAAAAGTTTTAACGTAGGCGTTGCCGCTTCAATTATGATGTATCAATTTCTACATCAGAGATAAAGCGTTATACTTCTAAAAAAGATTTTAAAAGATGAACTTCTCACAACTTCCCCTAACGCCAGAAATGGTAAAAACTCTCGATTCACTTGGTTATAAAGAAACTACACCTATTCAAGAAGAAGCACTTCCTTTCATACTAGAAGGCAAAGACGTTATCGCTGAAGCTAAAACAGGTAGTGGAAAAACCGCTGCATTTGGCATAGGGCTTTTGAGTAAGCTAAATGTCAAAAAATTTCGTGTTCAGTGTTTAGTACTCTGTCCTACACGCGAGTTAGCCGATCAAGTAGCGAAAGAGCTTAGACGCATCGCAAGATTTAAGCATAACATTAAAATACTGATGCTTACAGGTGGTGAATCTTTTGGAAGACAACTAGGCTCGCTTGAGCACCAAGCACATATTATAGTTGGAACTCCAGGACGTGTTTTAAAGCATCTCAATAAAGAGAGTTTAGACCTTTCAAACTTAGAGACTTTAGTTCTTGATGAAGCGGATAGAATGCTTGACATGGGTTTCATTGAAGAGATACAAAGCCTTTTGGCCTTTGCTCCTAAAGAGAGACAAACGCTACTCTTTTCCGCTACTTATGATGATGAGATTAAAAAGATAAGTAAAGAGATACAAAAAGACGCCGTGAGTATAAAAACAACACACCAAGAAGTAGCCAATAAGATAACGCAAGAGTTTTATCACACAAGTAAGAAGATGGACACTCTTGTAAAAGTTCTTAGTCACTACAAACCTGAGAATGTTATTGTCTTTACAAATACAAAAATAGAAGCAAAAGAGTTGGCAGAGAACTTGCAAAATATAAATATAGATGCACTTGCTATTCATGGAGATTTAGAGCAGTATGAACGCAATGACGTCCTTGTTCAGTTTGCAAATAAATCTTGCTCTATTTTAGTAGCAACGGACGTAGCCGCACGAGGTATTGATATAAAAGAGTTGAGCATGGTGGTTAACTATGATTTACCTCATGGAAAAGAGACTTATACACATAGAATAGGGCGAACAGGTCGCGCTGGAAATGAGGGTTTAGCTATAACGCTTTATGGCTCTTATGAAGTAGAAAAAGTTGAAGATTATAAAGATGATAGTCGTGACTTTTTAGAAGATAGTGACCTTCAAGAGAGTACAAACTTTGAAATGAGACCAGAGTTTGTAACTCTAGTTATAGAGGGTGGAAAAAAAGATAAAGTGAGAGCTGGAGACCTGCTTGGAGCACTTACTGGTGATGCTGGACTTGCCGGAAGTTCAATAGGAAAAATCGATATTTACGATAGACAATCATATGTCGCGATAGAGAGTAAATTTATAGATGATGCCCACAAAAGACTCAACTCTGGAAAGATTAAAGGTAAAAAATTTAGTGTTTGGATTTTAAAATAATTAAGAGTATAATAATTTAATGAACTTTTACAAAGGGCAAGAGCATGAATGAAACTTCTTTGGAAACACTCGATAAGTCTGAACTTATAGCTATGCTAAAAGAGAGTCAAGAGCAGAAAAAAGATCTTGAGTATCTACTTGAAAATATTAATGGAATCAGTTGGGAATTTGATTTAGTAAAAGATAAATTTACATATGTCTCCGCTAATGCAAAAAGTATACTAGGTTATGAGAGAGAAGAGTGGGGTAGTTTTGAATCATGGGCAAATATGATCTATGAAGAGGATAGAAAAGATGCTGTTGAGTATTGCTCTATAGAGACTAAAAAGGGTAAAAACCATTTTATGGAGTATAGAATGGTTAAAAAAAGCGGTGAGCCTATATGGATCTTAGACATAATAACCGTAAGTAAAGATGAAAACGACAATCCAATAAAACTACATGGATTTAATATTGACATTGATGAGAAAAAAAAGACTAGCTTAGCACTTGAAAAAAATCATAAATACTTAGAGTCTATTATTAACAACATTGATGAGCCAATCATGGTTATTCGTGATGATTACACTATAGACCTTATGAACGATGCTTTGAAAAAGAATCTCCATAAAATAGAGATAGCTGATCCAGAACATCCAAAGTGTTATGAGGTGTCACATCATAGATCTACTCCTTGTGATACAACTGAGCACCCTTGTCCTTTAAAAAATGTTCTCCAAAGTAAAAAAGCTGAAACTGTCATCCATACACATACTGATTTTGA encodes the following:
- the dbpA gene encoding ATP-dependent RNA helicase DbpA gives rise to the protein MNFSQLPLTPEMVKTLDSLGYKETTPIQEEALPFILEGKDVIAEAKTGSGKTAAFGIGLLSKLNVKKFRVQCLVLCPTRELADQVAKELRRIARFKHNIKILMLTGGESFGRQLGSLEHQAHIIVGTPGRVLKHLNKESLDLSNLETLVLDEADRMLDMGFIEEIQSLLAFAPKERQTLLFSATYDDEIKKISKEIQKDAVSIKTTHQEVANKITQEFYHTSKKMDTLVKVLSHYKPENVIVFTNTKIEAKELAENLQNINIDALAIHGDLEQYERNDVLVQFANKSCSILVATDVAARGIDIKELSMVVNYDLPHGKETYTHRIGRTGRAGNEGLAITLYGSYEVEKVEDYKDDSRDFLEDSDLQESTNFEMRPEFVTLVIEGGKKDKVRAGDLLGALTGDAGLAGSSIGKIDIYDRQSYVAIESKFIDDAHKRLNSGKIKGKKFSVWILK
- a CDS encoding TrmH family RNA methyltransferase; its protein translation is MIINVSDIDIAELEIYKNLRDAAFRSDNSFIADSPKVVNILLEQDIEVKSILATPEYYDEFKSFLTTKNIPKIYLTSNAEMQKIVGHRVHHNCMMHGVRPLDKPLDELGDKIIMLDNITSSENVGSIARSAAALGVDSYLLPKESPHPFSRRSLRVSMGHSSLLKTHIYDDVKEAIKNLQKSGYRVYAAEVKENATPLSKLQVAQKWVLLMGHEGHGIADEILALCDEVVTIEMQEGIKSFNVGVAASIMMYQFLHQR
- a CDS encoding sensor domain-containing diguanylate cyclase; the encoded protein is MNETSLETLDKSELIAMLKESQEQKKDLEYLLENINGISWEFDLVKDKFTYVSANAKSILGYEREEWGSFESWANMIYEEDRKDAVEYCSIETKKGKNHFMEYRMVKKSGEPIWILDIITVSKDENDNPIKLHGFNIDIDEKKKTSLALEKNHKYLESIINNIDEPIMVIRDDYTIDLMNDALKKNLHKIEIADPEHPKCYEVSHHRSTPCDTTEHPCPLKNVLQSKKAETVIHTHTDFDKNDYFVELRATPLFDEHKNCVGIIESAHNITEHLNLVKELEDKSEMLDYKAHHDCLTALPNRVLFDDRLEQAVATCNRENTKLALMFLDLDNFKTINDTLGHDVGDIVLKEVATRVSSLLRATDTLSRLGGDEFTAIIKNVNTKEDVSKLAKKIIKAFKAPLIINENEVELSGSIGISLYPESSYSDLLRHADIAMYRAKKKGKDNFQHYYE
- a CDS encoding EAL and HDOD domain-containing protein → MKHISIGRQPILDSDSNLCSYEILYQGSDAAMSRFSTASVINSVLNKFGTHALLGDRRAFVKIDEKFLMHDIIFSIPGEFFVFSILDSVDMNERVVERIEQLYEKGYILSIDNFTLTDNAREKYECVMSKLSFVKLNIMNSTASNITEMVQGLKSCGVTIVADNIDTLELYDKASELGCDWFQGYFFAEPKIIENAKYEPSQMAVLKLYNLLMQDTNIDEITKEFENNHEITVQLLQFINSGAFHFRHKISSVHHILTLVGRIPLAQWLMLMIYSKSVSNSGQSPIMLMVKNRTELMQNILKVVDPKAGSNLLGEAYFVGVISLIDTVFSVKLEDILEQLDISDEVEDAVLNDAGILGEIFALVRDIESFNVASRSRFEKAHGLEMGTIENVIFQSIEDVNKFETPFVA